The genomic DNA CGGCTCGAAGTTACGGGCGGGCCGGCCGCCCTGGGGCTTCTTGTTCTTGGGCATTGATGCAGTCCTTCTGGGTTCTCGCACGAGAACAGCGCTGCGCGCACGCGCGAGCACCCAGCGCCTCATCAAAGATCAAGACAAAAGCTCGGGGTCCGGACTGTCAGCGGCCGGGGCCATTCATGTGATGGTTGATTTGCGTCGATCGACGCTCACCATCGGCCCCTGGACTCACACTTCTTACACAAAAACGTCCGCGCTCTGCGCGGGTGTCCGAAGCCGACCGCACAAGTTTAGCGGATGCGCCTGAGAAACCTCCCCGTACGATGACTTGGTGACCACGTACTCCCCCACCGGCACCCAGGTGCACCTCCGTCGCGGCGACGTCACCGCGCAGATCTCGCAGGTCGGAGCATCCCTGCGCTCCTTGGCCATCGGCACCGTCGACCTCGTGCCGCCGTACCCTGCCGACGCGCCGACGCCGGCCTGCTCCGGAGTCGTGCTGACGCCCTGGCCGAACCGTGTGCGCGACGGTCGATGGAACGACGGCGACACCATGCGGCAGCTCGCCATCACCGAACCGGCGAAGAACAATGCCAGCCACGGCCTGCTCCGCTTCAGCGCCTACGAGATCGACCAGACGGATGCCGCGGCCACCCTGACGGCGACGATCGTGCCGCAGACCGGCTACCCGTACCTGGTCGAGACCTCGGTCACCTATCTGCTGACCGACGTCGGCATCGAGGTCATCCATGTCCTCGCGAACCGGTCGGCCGAGTCCGCGCCGGTCGCGCTCGGGACGCATCCCTTCGTCACGATCGGCGATGTCGACCCGCATGACCTCGTGCTGCGGATACCCGCGGAGACGGCATTCGACACCGACGAGCGGATGCTGCCCATCGGCACCCGGCCCGCCGACGCGGCGCTCCGCGAGGGGGTCAGGCTCGGCGATGTGACGCTCGACACCGGCTTCACCGACCTGAGCCGCGACGCCGACGGCCGCGTACGGCATTCGCTCACCGCTCCCGACGGCCGTCGCGTCACCCTGTGGCAGGGCGAGGGCTTCGACTACGCGCAGGTCTACACGACCACCGGCTATCCCGGTCAGGAACTCGCGGTCGCCATCGAGCCGATGACCGCTCCCGCCGACGCGTTCAACAGCGGCCTCGGCATCCGCCACCTCGCGCCCGGCGAGAGCTGGACCCTGCACTGGGGCATCGAGCTCGGCTGACGCTCGCCGCGGATCGGTTCACAACTCAGGAAGAACCGACCCATCGAGGGCTATGCGCAGATTCCATCCGCGAAGTTCCGCGACCGCTCGCCCGCCCGGGCTCCGGATCTCCTGAGTTATGAACCAGTGGATCGCGGGCCGATCGGCCCGCGATCAGCGGCCAGC from Microbacterium sp. LWO13-1.2 includes the following:
- a CDS encoding aldose 1-epimerase family protein, producing the protein MTTYSPTGTQVHLRRGDVTAQISQVGASLRSLAIGTVDLVPPYPADAPTPACSGVVLTPWPNRVRDGRWNDGDTMRQLAITEPAKNNASHGLLRFSAYEIDQTDAAATLTATIVPQTGYPYLVETSVTYLLTDVGIEVIHVLANRSAESAPVALGTHPFVTIGDVDPHDLVLRIPAETAFDTDERMLPIGTRPADAALREGVRLGDVTLDTGFTDLSRDADGRVRHSLTAPDGRRVTLWQGEGFDYAQVYTTTGYPGQELAVAIEPMTAPADAFNSGLGIRHLAPGESWTLHWGIELG